A window from Sphingobium sp. EM0848 encodes these proteins:
- the moaC gene encoding cyclic pyranopterin monophosphate synthase MoaC, which yields MNGLTHLDEDGAARMVDVSAKAVTAREAVATGHIAMSEDAAAAIAQGLVKKGDVLAVARVAGIMAAKRTAELIPLCHPIALSSVTIDFGLGSAGVTVTATARTAGQTGVEMEALTAATVALLTVYDMAKALDKTMVIGEVRLLAKKGGKSGNWTAGGGRTA from the coding sequence ATGAACGGGCTCACCCATCTGGACGAGGATGGCGCGGCGCGCATGGTCGATGTCTCGGCCAAGGCGGTGACCGCACGCGAAGCCGTCGCCACCGGCCACATCGCCATGAGCGAGGACGCCGCCGCCGCGATCGCTCAGGGATTGGTGAAGAAGGGCGACGTCCTTGCCGTCGCCCGCGTCGCCGGGATCATGGCGGCCAAGCGCACCGCCGAACTGATCCCGCTCTGCCACCCGATCGCGCTCAGCAGCGTGACGATCGATTTCGGCCTCGGTTCGGCAGGCGTCACCGTCACCGCCACGGCCCGAACAGCGGGCCAGACCGGGGTGGAGATGGAGGCGCTCACCGCCGCGACGGTCGCGCTGCTCACCGTCTATGACATGGCCAAGGCGCTGGACAAGACCATGGTCATCGGCGAGGTCCGTCTGCTCGCCAAGAAGGGCGGCAAGTCCGGCAACTGGACGGCCGGAGGCGGACGCACGGCATGA
- the trpD gene encoding anthranilate phosphoribosyltransferase, producing the protein MTRLPDPATPLSTAAAAEAFDLLFDADLPEAEIAAFLVTMARRGETATEIAAAARAMRARMIPVGAPEGAIDVCGTGGDGHHTLNVSTAVSLVVAAAGVPVAKHGNRAASSKAGAADTLEALGLDLDRAARTAEATLADLGICFLFAQNYHPALKRLGPIRKAIGERTIFNLMGPLANPARVRRQLVGIARPAYVPIYAEALAELGVDHAMIISGDEGLDELSLAGGNDLAEVKGNSLVAMRRLTAAELGLSTHPVEAIRGGDPAHNAAALRALLQGETGPYRDAVLLNAAAALVVADAVSDFREGVEEAAETIDRGLANALLNCWIAYS; encoded by the coding sequence ATGACCCGCTTGCCCGACCCCGCCACGCCGCTAAGCACAGCCGCTGCCGCAGAGGCTTTCGACCTGCTGTTCGATGCCGATCTTCCTGAAGCGGAAATCGCCGCCTTTCTCGTCACCATGGCCCGGCGCGGCGAAACGGCCACGGAAATCGCCGCCGCGGCGCGTGCGATGCGGGCGCGCATGATCCCGGTCGGCGCGCCGGAAGGCGCCATAGACGTCTGCGGCACGGGCGGCGATGGCCACCATACGCTGAACGTGTCCACCGCCGTGTCGCTGGTCGTCGCCGCCGCGGGCGTTCCCGTCGCCAAGCATGGCAACCGCGCCGCCTCCTCGAAGGCGGGTGCCGCCGATACGCTGGAAGCGCTGGGCCTCGACCTCGACCGCGCGGCGCGAACCGCGGAAGCGACGCTGGCCGATCTCGGCATCTGCTTCCTCTTCGCGCAGAACTATCACCCCGCGCTGAAACGACTCGGCCCGATCCGCAAGGCGATCGGTGAACGCACCATCTTCAACCTGATGGGGCCGCTCGCCAATCCGGCCAGGGTTCGCCGCCAGCTGGTCGGCATCGCCCGTCCCGCCTATGTCCCCATCTATGCCGAAGCGCTGGCGGAACTGGGCGTCGACCACGCCATGATCATCTCCGGCGACGAAGGCCTTGATGAACTCTCGCTCGCCGGCGGCAACGACCTTGCGGAGGTGAAGGGCAACAGCCTGGTCGCCATGCGCCGTCTGACGGCCGCTGAACTCGGCCTCTCCACCCATCCGGTCGAAGCCATCAGGGGCGGCGACCCGGCCCATAATGCCGCTGCCCTCCGCGCCCTGCTGCAGGGTGAAACGGGGCCATATCGGGACGCGGTGCTGCTGAACGCGGCTGCGGCCCTTGTCGTCGCGGATGCCGTATCCGATTTTCGCGAAGGCGTTGAAGAGGCTGCCGAAACCATCGATCGCGGCCTTGCCAACGCGCTCCTCAATTGCTGGATTGCCTATTCATGA
- a CDS encoding chloride channel protein, with amino-acid sequence MRRGWKSLFWSFAIRQRRRLRESEAAFILLAVLAGLAAGLMTNVQQFLAHGLQQLFYGVTANRLSALGAIHHPWRLLALPAGGVVLMLFALLLKGRKRAPIDVVEANALHGGRIPASDNLVIAAQTVISNGMGASVGLEAAYAQMGGGFASLMGQWLRLRRNDLRTLVGAGAGAAVGAAFGAPLTGAFYAFEIVIGHYTPSAIAPVVAAALAGVFVTRTLGVEPWLIATTADRVVTTGDYLLFALLGLLCAFLGMFVMRLVTFAEIRVQGWTRLGRWKPLIGGLLLMPLALASPQTLSAGHGALHLNLVLQPAFTVLLLVLGLKIAASVISLSFGFRGGLFFASLFLGSLAGQIFAGAINAAGMGIWVDPNDAALVGMAALSVSIVGGPMTLALLMLETTHDFALMGVVLTASLLSSAVTREMFGYSFSTWRLHLRGSSIRSPRDIGWVMNLTAARMMRRDWVSVRDDCTVAEFRIRVPLGSASKAVMIDAAGRYGGIVPTAAAYAPELEGDAPVARLAVLGDTWLEPGADIRAILPLFDREGADELAVVDASGMVLGVLTEKHARRRYFEEVESSQRELFGES; translated from the coding sequence ATGCGCCGTGGGTGGAAATCGCTGTTCTGGTCGTTCGCCATCCGGCAGCGCCGCCGCCTACGGGAAAGCGAGGCGGCGTTCATCCTGTTGGCGGTGCTGGCTGGCCTCGCCGCGGGGTTGATGACCAATGTGCAGCAATTTCTGGCGCATGGATTGCAGCAACTCTTCTACGGCGTCACGGCTAACCGACTGAGCGCGCTGGGCGCCATCCATCATCCCTGGCGATTGTTGGCGCTGCCGGCCGGCGGGGTCGTGCTGATGCTGTTCGCGCTGCTGCTGAAGGGACGCAAGCGCGCACCGATCGACGTGGTGGAGGCCAATGCGCTGCATGGCGGACGGATTCCGGCGAGCGACAATCTTGTTATTGCGGCGCAGACCGTCATTTCCAACGGCATGGGCGCCTCGGTCGGGCTGGAGGCGGCCTATGCGCAGATGGGCGGCGGCTTCGCTTCGCTAATGGGGCAATGGCTGAGGCTGCGGCGCAATGATTTGCGGACGCTGGTGGGGGCGGGCGCGGGGGCTGCGGTGGGCGCGGCCTTCGGTGCGCCGCTGACCGGCGCTTTCTATGCTTTCGAGATCGTGATCGGCCATTATACGCCCTCGGCCATTGCGCCGGTGGTTGCGGCGGCGCTGGCCGGCGTGTTCGTGACGCGGACGCTGGGCGTGGAGCCGTGGCTGATCGCGACCACGGCGGACCGGGTGGTGACGACGGGCGATTATCTGCTCTTTGCGCTGCTGGGGCTGCTGTGCGCCTTTCTGGGCATGTTCGTCATGCGGCTGGTGACATTTGCGGAAATTCGCGTTCAGGGCTGGACGCGGCTGGGGCGGTGGAAGCCGCTGATCGGCGGGCTGTTGCTGATGCCGCTGGCGCTGGCGTCGCCGCAGACCCTTTCGGCGGGGCACGGGGCGCTGCACCTCAACCTTGTCCTGCAACCGGCCTTTACCGTGCTCCTGCTGGTGCTTGGCCTGAAGATCGCCGCGTCAGTGATTTCGTTGAGCTTCGGTTTCAGGGGCGGCCTGTTCTTTGCCTCCCTGTTTCTGGGATCGTTGGCCGGGCAGATTTTTGCGGGCGCGATCAATGCGGCGGGCATGGGGATATGGGTCGATCCCAATGATGCGGCGCTGGTCGGCATGGCGGCGCTCAGCGTATCGATCGTCGGCGGGCCGATGACGCTGGCGCTGCTGATGCTGGAAACGACGCATGACTTCGCGCTGATGGGGGTGGTGCTGACGGCATCGTTGCTGTCGAGCGCGGTGACGCGGGAGATGTTCGGCTATTCCTTCTCCACCTGGCGGCTGCATCTGCGGGGATCGAGCATACGCAGCCCGCGCGATATCGGATGGGTGATGAACCTGACCGCCGCGCGGATGATGCGGCGCGACTGGGTGTCGGTGCGCGACGATTGCACCGTGGCTGAGTTCCGCATCCGCGTGCCGTTGGGATCGGCGAGCAAGGCGGTGATGATCGATGCGGCGGGGCGCTATGGCGGGATCGTGCCGACGGCGGCGGCCTATGCGCCGGAACTGGAGGGGGATGCGCCGGTCGCGCGGCTGGCGGTGCTGGGCGATACGTGGCTGGAGCCGGGGGCGGACATCCGCGCGATCCTGCCGCTGTTCGACCGGGAGGGCGCGGACGAACTGGCGGTGGTGGACGCCAGCGGGATGGTGTTGGGTGTCCTGACCGAGAAACATGCCCGGCGCCGTTATTTCGAGGAGGTCGAATCCTCCCAGCGTGAACTGTTTGGGGAAAGCTAG
- the trpC gene encoding indole-3-glycerol phosphate synthase TrpC, whose product MTNKLIEICDVKREEVARRKAAITVSTLHARAAEQTPPRGFRKALDDAARSGFGLIAEIKKASPSKGLIRPDFDPPAHAQAYSAGGAACLSVLTDVPYFQGHDDYLMAARSACALPVLRKDFMVDPWQVLESRSLGADAILIIAAALDDNQMAEIEDAALGLGMDALIEVHDAQELERAMKLRSRLIGVNNRDLRDFTVDFARTYELVGQAPAGCTFVAESGIGSHADLLAMSEHGVRCFLVGETLMRQADVETATHNLLTGE is encoded by the coding sequence ATGACCAACAAGCTGATCGAAATCTGCGATGTGAAGCGGGAGGAAGTCGCCCGCCGCAAGGCCGCGATCACCGTCTCGACACTTCACGCCCGCGCCGCCGAGCAGACGCCCCCGCGCGGCTTCCGCAAGGCGCTGGACGATGCCGCCCGTTCCGGCTTCGGCCTGATCGCGGAGATCAAGAAGGCCAGCCCCTCCAAGGGGCTCATCCGCCCCGATTTCGATCCGCCCGCCCATGCCCAGGCCTATTCGGCGGGCGGCGCGGCCTGCCTTTCGGTGCTGACCGACGTGCCTTATTTCCAGGGCCATGACGATTATCTGATGGCCGCCCGTTCGGCCTGCGCCCTGCCGGTGCTGCGCAAGGATTTCATGGTCGATCCCTGGCAGGTGCTGGAAAGCCGCTCACTGGGCGCCGACGCGATCCTGATCATCGCCGCAGCGCTGGACGACAATCAGATGGCGGAGATCGAGGATGCCGCCCTCGGCCTTGGCATGGACGCCCTGATCGAAGTGCATGACGCGCAGGAACTGGAGCGCGCGATGAAGCTGCGCTCGCGCCTGATCGGCGTCAACAACCGCGACCTGCGCGACTTCACCGTCGATTTCGCCCGCACCTATGAACTGGTGGGGCAAGCGCCCGCAGGCTGCACCTTCGTCGCGGAAAGCGGCATCGGCAGCCACGCGGATCTGCTCGCCATGTCGGAACATGGGGTGCGCTGCTTCCTGGTCGGCGAAACGCTGATGCGGCAGGCCGATGTCGAAACCGCGACCCACAATCTGCTGACGGGCGAATGA
- a CDS encoding molybdopterin molybdotransferase MoeA, with amino-acid sequence MNLLPVAEAQRRLMALGTTLPTEDIPIPACAGRWLTRDIPALRDQPWADLSAMDGYAIRAAEWPGPWHVTGESAAGGPLPPPLAPGQACRIFTGAPLPQGADSILIQEDATREGDVLRATDGPLAYGRNVRSAASDFRAGDRLLPSGATLGPAQIALAVLGGHGALPVARPARIALLSTGNELVPPGALVQPGELPASNAPMLAALLGSLPCEIIDLGIVRDDLENMVDAFSRAAQADIIVSTGGASVGDHDIVRPAFASAGGSLDFWKIKMRPGKPLMAGTLGSAIFLGLPGNPVSAFVTATLFLLPLVRHLMGSASPLPRTAPATLAAPLPATGERDDYLRAYRSEAGIVSVTSQDSAATAAMAMADCLILRPAGSPPAAAGDPVTVLPLS; translated from the coding sequence ATGAACCTGCTTCCTGTCGCAGAGGCGCAACGCCGCCTGATGGCGCTGGGCACGACCCTGCCGACCGAGGATATCCCGATTCCCGCCTGCGCCGGACGCTGGCTCACCCGCGACATTCCGGCGCTGCGCGACCAGCCATGGGCCGATCTCTCCGCCATGGACGGCTACGCCATCCGCGCCGCCGAATGGCCCGGCCCATGGCATGTGACGGGCGAAAGCGCAGCGGGCGGCCCCTTGCCACCGCCCCTCGCCCCCGGTCAGGCATGCCGCATCTTCACAGGTGCACCGCTGCCGCAGGGCGCGGACAGCATATTGATCCAGGAGGACGCAACGCGGGAAGGCGACGTCCTTCGCGCCACGGACGGACCGCTGGCATATGGCCGGAATGTCCGCTCCGCCGCGTCCGATTTCCGTGCAGGCGACCGTCTCCTGCCCTCAGGCGCCACGCTGGGACCCGCCCAGATCGCCCTGGCCGTGCTGGGCGGCCATGGCGCCCTGCCGGTTGCCCGACCGGCCCGCATTGCGCTGCTTTCGACAGGCAACGAACTGGTGCCCCCCGGCGCACTGGTCCAGCCCGGCGAGCTGCCCGCCTCCAACGCGCCCATGCTGGCTGCGCTGCTCGGCAGCCTGCCTTGCGAGATCATCGACCTTGGCATTGTGCGCGACGATCTCGAGAACATGGTCGACGCCTTCAGCCGCGCCGCACAAGCCGATATCATCGTCTCGACCGGCGGCGCGTCGGTCGGGGATCACGATATCGTTCGCCCCGCCTTCGCCAGTGCGGGCGGCTCGCTGGATTTCTGGAAGATCAAGATGCGGCCCGGCAAACCGCTGATGGCTGGCACATTGGGTTCCGCCATCTTCCTTGGCCTGCCCGGCAATCCGGTGTCGGCCTTCGTCACGGCGACTCTGTTCCTGCTGCCGCTGGTGCGTCATCTCATGGGTTCGGCATCGCCCCTGCCCCGGACCGCACCCGCGACCCTGGCCGCGCCCCTTCCCGCGACCGGAGAGCGCGACGACTATCTGCGCGCCTATCGCAGCGAGGCAGGCATCGTCTCCGTCACCTCGCAGGACAGCGCGGCGACCGCTGCCATGGCAATGGCCGACTGCCTGATCCTGCGCCCCGCCGGATCGCCTCCAGCCGCTGCCGGCGATCCCGTCACGGTCCTGCCACTTTCATAA